The genomic segment CCAGCATCCGGAGCTGGTGCGGCCGATCGCGGCAACGGCGCTCGGTCTCTTCGCGCTGCAGTTCGCCGCCGCGGTCGCCCTTTCGGTTCATGTCGGACGCGACGTCGGGGTGGATTACCTGATCGCCTCGAGCGTGATGCTCCTATTCATTTCCTTCTGGGTTCTCACCCACGTCGGGCTCCAGCTCGGCTCGCGGGATGGACAGCGCGTGATCCGAATGCCGCTCCCGATCGCGATCACGATGCTCCGATTCGTCTCGATCCCCGCGATCGTGCTCTTGATCCTGAACCATCACTGGGCCGCGGTCGTATGGCTCTTCGCGGTGAGCGCATTCACCGACGTCCTGGACGGCGTGCTCGCGCGCCTGCTTCACGTGGAGACGCGGATCGGCGCCCTCCTGGACCCCTTGACCGACGTGGCGTTCAACTCCTCGATATTCATGGCGCTCCTGGTCGTGGGCGTCGTGCCGTGGTGGGTGACCGCGCTCATGCTCACGCGCTATGCCCTGCTCGTCGGGGGGACGGTGTACCTGTATTTCTTCTACGGCCCCGTGCGGATCAAGCCGACCTTGTTCGGAAAACTGACCGGGGTCTTGACGTCGGTCCTGCTCGGGCTTCTCCTGTTCGGCCTGTCGTGGTGGAACGAGGCGACGCGGCACAGCTTGAAGGAAGTGTTCGACGTCGGCCTCGGCGTGATGGGCCTCGCCACGATCATCCAGGTCGTGTTCATCGGGCTCGCGAACCGGAATCTGGCGCCCGAGGTTGAAGAGGTGTTCCCCGCCGCCGAGATGCT from the Candidatus Eisenbacteria bacterium genome contains:
- a CDS encoding CDP-alcohol phosphatidyltransferase family protein, encoding MRSDLLGEIRREGYTLGAIWRFCRVSLARVSRGLPQHPELVRPIAATALGLFALQFAAAVALSVHVGRDVGVDYLIASSVMLLFISFWVLTHVGLQLGSRDGQRVIRMPLPIAITMLRFVSIPAIVLLILNHHWAAVVWLFAVSAFTDVLDGVLARLLHVETRIGALLDPLTDVAFNSSIFMALLVVGVVPWWVTALMLTRYALLVGGTVYLYFFYGPVRIKPTLFGKLTGVLTSVLLGLLLFGLSWWNEATRHSLKEVFDVGLGVMGLATIIQVVFIGLANRNLAPEVEEVFPAAEMLRAPETRPAKVVGEIRGPR